One window from the genome of Gemmatimonadales bacterium encodes:
- a CDS encoding AtpZ/AtpI family protein has product MALEPDESPEGRGFGAGYAIVAAGFQLALAVLLFLGAGVLLDRWLHTRPIFTLIGVLVGLAGGMYAFIVRVLAESPGTRGPGRGPRDGTS; this is encoded by the coding sequence ATGGCCTTGGAACCGGACGAGAGCCCTGAAGGCCGCGGCTTCGGCGCAGGCTACGCCATCGTGGCGGCCGGGTTCCAGCTGGCCCTCGCCGTCCTGTTGTTTCTCGGTGCCGGCGTGCTGCTGGATCGCTGGCTCCATACGCGCCCGATCTTCACCCTGATCGGCGTGCTCGTGGGTCTCGCAGGCGGGATGTACGCCTTCATCGTGCGTGTGCTGGCCGAGTCGCCCGGCACGAGGGGGCCCGGCCGCGGTCCGCGGGACGGCACGTCGTGA
- the atpB gene encoding F0F1 ATP synthase subunit A yields MMQTPDIGRMILERTGDSHTLELPFGGEIHLPHWPVHVGRLTIDLGPTRLSVFLVLAAVLVFLTLWLAGRALTRRRDQGGGAPRGLASLVEVVVLFVRNDVAIASIGHKNGARFAPYILTLFWFILYCNLLGLIPYGEKPTSSFWVTGALALTALLTIEISGFVTLGPKGYLKTIVFTPPGTTGITAVLLTLIMIPIEIIGKIVKPFALMLRLFANMVAGHFVILSLLSLIFLFGGIHYFRWAIAGGSVAFVLFMMAIELLVAFIQAYIFALLTATFIGLMQHEH; encoded by the coding sequence ATGATGCAGACGCCCGACATCGGACGGATGATCCTCGAGCGCACGGGGGATTCGCACACCCTCGAGCTCCCGTTCGGGGGCGAGATCCACCTGCCCCACTGGCCGGTCCACGTCGGCCGGCTGACGATCGACTTGGGGCCCACGCGACTGTCGGTGTTCCTGGTGCTCGCGGCCGTGCTGGTCTTCCTCACGCTGTGGCTCGCGGGCCGGGCGTTGACCCGGCGGCGCGACCAGGGCGGCGGCGCGCCGCGCGGTCTCGCCAGCCTGGTCGAGGTGGTCGTCCTGTTCGTGCGCAACGACGTCGCCATCGCCAGCATCGGCCACAAGAACGGCGCGAGGTTCGCGCCCTACATCCTGACCCTGTTCTGGTTCATCCTCTACTGCAACCTGCTGGGCCTGATTCCCTACGGCGAGAAGCCGACGAGCAGCTTCTGGGTGACGGGCGCGCTGGCGCTCACGGCGCTGCTGACGATCGAGATCTCCGGCTTCGTGACGCTGGGGCCGAAGGGGTACCTCAAGACCATCGTCTTCACCCCGCCGGGCACGACGGGGATCACGGCGGTGCTGCTCACGCTGATCATGATCCCCATCGAGATCATCGGGAAGATCGTCAAGCCCTTCGCCCTGATGCTCCGTCTGTTCGCCAACATGGTGGCGGGACACTTCGTGATCCTGTCGCTGCTGTCGCTGATCTTCCTGTTCGGCGGCATCCACTACTTCCGCTGGGCGATCGCCGGCGGGTCGGTAGCGTTCGTGCTGTTCATGATGGCGATCGAGTTGCTGGTGGCGTTCATCCAGGCGTACATCTTCGCGCTGCTGACGGCCACGTTCATCGGGCTGATGCAGCACGAACACTAG
- the atpE gene encoding ATP synthase F0 subunit C, whose translation MSMMQAVADAAAVAKNNNALLGAGLGLGLAVIGAGLGIGRIGGQAVEAIARQPEASADIRGAMILTAALVEGVALAAVVFALLFKVL comes from the coding sequence ATGTCCATGATGCAAGCCGTGGCGGACGCGGCGGCGGTCGCGAAGAACAACAACGCGCTGCTGGGCGCCGGCCTGGGGCTGGGGCTCGCGGTGATCGGAGCCGGCCTGGGGATCGGCCGCATCGGCGGCCAGGCGGTCGAGGCGATCGCGCGGCAGCCGGAGGCGTCGGCCGACATCCGCGGCGCGATGATCCTGACGGCGGCGCTGGTCGAAGGAGTGGCGCTGGCCGCGGTGGTGTTCGCGCTGCTCTTCAAGGTTCTGTGA
- the atpF gene encoding F0F1 ATP synthase subunit B, which yields MTPVFALLQVSEEAPKGPFAINPGVSIWTLVVFLLLLGALAKWAWPAILKAVEEREKKIQAQLDQAEKANRDAQRLLADYQQQLARAQGEAQDVLAAGRQAAEKAREEILDRARAEHEELIARARREIVAEREKALAELRGEAVELSLAAASKVLERNLDSEADRRLVRQYLDSLHQSRS from the coding sequence GTGACGCCCGTCTTCGCCCTCCTGCAGGTTTCGGAGGAAGCCCCCAAGGGCCCCTTCGCGATCAACCCCGGCGTCTCGATCTGGACGCTGGTGGTGTTCCTGCTGCTGCTGGGCGCCCTGGCCAAGTGGGCCTGGCCGGCCATCCTCAAGGCGGTCGAGGAGCGCGAGAAGAAGATCCAGGCCCAGCTCGACCAGGCCGAGAAGGCCAACCGGGACGCGCAGCGCCTGCTGGCCGACTACCAGCAGCAACTGGCCCGCGCGCAGGGCGAGGCGCAGGACGTGCTGGCCGCGGGCCGCCAGGCCGCGGAGAAGGCGCGGGAGGAGATCCTGGACCGCGCGCGCGCGGAGCACGAGGAGTTGATCGCGCGGGCGCGGCGCGAGATCGTGGCCGAGCGGGAGAAGGCGCTGGCCGAGCTGCGCGGCGAGGCGGTGGAGCTGTCGCTGGCGGCGGCGAGCAAGGTGCTGGAGCGGAACCTGGACAGCGAGGCCGACCGGCGGCTGGTCCGCCAGTATCTCGACAGCCTGCACCAGTCGCGCTCGTGA
- the atpH gene encoding ATP synthase F1 subunit delta: MRDATVARNYADALLGTARRHDIVDRCGELLDAVAGVLAADPALLGVFMSPRVAKAAKQQLVERALHGVAPVPFIRFLQAVVQRGRQGMIGEMAAEYERLVDVQLGRVHAVVATARPADAELQKAVTQRLDRVFGKRVRAHFRTDPALLGGVVVRSGDRVFDGSLRRKLGLLRHLMLHARLGGGDSAR, from the coding sequence GTGAGAGACGCTACCGTCGCCCGCAACTACGCCGACGCCCTGCTCGGCACGGCCCGGCGCCACGACATCGTGGACCGGTGCGGCGAGCTGCTCGACGCCGTGGCGGGCGTGCTCGCGGCCGATCCCGCGCTGCTAGGGGTCTTCATGTCACCGCGGGTCGCGAAGGCGGCGAAGCAGCAGCTGGTGGAGCGGGCGCTCCATGGCGTGGCCCCGGTCCCGTTCATTCGCTTTCTCCAGGCCGTCGTGCAGCGGGGCAGGCAGGGGATGATCGGGGAGATGGCGGCGGAGTACGAGCGCCTGGTCGACGTCCAGCTCGGCCGCGTCCACGCGGTCGTGGCCACGGCGCGGCCGGCCGACGCCGAGCTGCAGAAGGCCGTCACGCAGCGACTCGACCGCGTGTTCGGAAAGAGGGTCAGGGCCCACTTCCGCACCGATCCGGCGCTGCTGGGCGGCGTGGTGGTCCGGTCGGGCGATCGCGTGTTCGACGGATCGCTGCGGCGCAAGCTCGGGCTGCTTCGGCATCTGATGTTGCACGCGCGACTGGGCGGCGGCGACAGCGCGAGGTAA
- a CDS encoding M1 family metallopeptidase encodes MYAALAVATLLVRQADSARPRPHAGPAPYFQQDLRFTITARLDEPSGVLSASGRMWYRNNSPDTLATMAFHLYLNAFRPGSKWAARETAENGRSWYAILPDPYYAYERLGAVAVGGVEVPVRYPGAPDSTVAEITLPRPLAPGDSTVVQVEWRSRLSVVPRRQGRQGRRYDFAQWYPEVAVYDRYGWEAHPLFPEGEFFGEYGTYDVTLDLMADQVCGATGVPVSGDPGWGAARATRETPVTLQRDWYGGTRPPAPYTPGPDVSAPGSAGPGRKLVRFYADSVEHFAFSCNPDYVYEEGRYGSTVIHALYLPGDSLSWGRGLAVERATRSLAWLDRLYGSYAWPQATLVHRIEDGGTEFPMMVMLGGAGESLVLHELGHLYTYGILGNNEWKEGWLDEGFTTFQTGWSFQSRGMGVPSAQTQQLILGFDLDGWSQPVVLPAEDYRDYGTYARMVYTKGQLILEMLRYVLGEATFERALREYYARWRFRHVTSERFQAVAEEVSHQDLAWFFAEWLHGTPLVDYAVGKVRRRHDALGWVTDVEIERLGDGVMPVDVALPVGDTVVTVRARGIERRDTVEVRTAAKPGRVQLDPARQTMDWNYLNNVEGWNAALGRLAAPGVEEDHLGWSAATPARRDRLVVNWLPLAWYDDAGGLTLGFQSRSNYLGRFELNQAQITWPTGAGVGRDSLARGRWRPDYFVSLRNPVSSRAPRRETETASWSVEGRTGERVAGSLDLSPHFQGPVRARAGLALTLMTVTDARYLDRTRWADTNTAELTGWAEHARTDEVSSGSARAELTAGEAFAPVIEAPAVPCVPPGCVAQHSLRGASYARGLVDLRSAVRTGTFDFRTRWVAAGTLGGRAVPPQRRIFLAGADPYQVFANPLLRSAGSLLARDGVDYQAPGGGDLRGFAPAAAASWLVGAGAQADWRVFDRARGGLFRTIAVEAFAEGAWLDRAAIGRAAAGDAGLGISAGHRVGPTSFVTRLDFPFLVSRPAAAVAGGPRDGVLKLRAVWSLEEAW; translated from the coding sequence GTGTACGCCGCTTTGGCCGTCGCCACCCTGCTCGTCCGGCAGGCCGACTCCGCCCGACCGCGGCCCCACGCGGGCCCGGCCCCCTATTTCCAGCAGGACCTGCGCTTCACCATCACGGCGCGGCTGGACGAGCCGTCGGGCGTGCTGAGCGCCTCCGGCCGGATGTGGTACCGGAACAACAGCCCGGACACGCTCGCCACGATGGCGTTCCATCTCTACCTCAACGCGTTCCGGCCCGGCTCGAAGTGGGCGGCGCGCGAGACGGCGGAGAACGGCCGGAGCTGGTACGCGATCCTCCCCGATCCTTACTACGCGTACGAGCGGCTCGGAGCGGTGGCCGTGGGCGGCGTGGAAGTCCCGGTCCGCTATCCCGGCGCGCCGGACTCCACGGTCGCCGAGATCACGCTGCCGCGCCCGCTCGCGCCGGGCGACTCGACCGTGGTGCAGGTGGAGTGGCGCTCCCGCCTGAGCGTGGTGCCGCGGCGGCAGGGACGCCAGGGACGGCGGTACGATTTCGCCCAGTGGTACCCCGAGGTGGCGGTCTACGACCGCTACGGGTGGGAAGCACATCCGCTCTTCCCGGAGGGCGAGTTCTTCGGAGAGTACGGCACGTACGATGTTACCCTCGACCTGATGGCGGATCAGGTGTGCGGAGCGACGGGCGTGCCGGTGTCGGGCGATCCCGGGTGGGGCGCGGCCAGAGCCACGCGCGAGACGCCGGTCACGCTGCAGCGGGACTGGTACGGCGGCACGCGACCCCCTGCACCCTACACCCCTGGTCCCGATGTCTCGGCGCCCGGGAGCGCAGGTCCGGGCAGGAAGCTCGTCCGCTTCTACGCGGACAGCGTCGAGCACTTCGCCTTCTCCTGCAATCCGGACTACGTGTACGAGGAGGGGCGCTACGGCTCCACGGTGATCCACGCGCTGTACCTCCCGGGCGACAGCCTGAGCTGGGGCCGGGGCCTGGCGGTGGAGCGCGCGACGCGCTCGCTCGCGTGGCTCGACCGACTGTACGGATCGTATGCGTGGCCCCAGGCCACGCTGGTGCACCGCATCGAGGACGGCGGCACGGAGTTCCCGATGATGGTGATGCTGGGGGGGGCAGGGGAATCGCTGGTCCTGCACGAGCTGGGCCACCTCTACACCTACGGCATCCTCGGCAACAACGAATGGAAGGAAGGCTGGCTCGACGAAGGCTTCACCACCTTCCAGACCGGGTGGAGCTTCCAGTCGCGGGGGATGGGCGTGCCGAGCGCACAGACGCAGCAGCTGATCCTCGGCTTCGACCTGGACGGATGGAGCCAGCCGGTGGTGCTGCCGGCCGAGGACTATCGCGACTACGGCACCTACGCGCGGATGGTCTACACCAAGGGCCAGCTGATCCTCGAGATGCTGCGGTACGTCCTGGGCGAGGCGACGTTCGAGCGCGCGCTGCGGGAGTACTACGCGCGGTGGCGTTTCCGCCACGTGACGTCGGAGCGCTTCCAGGCGGTCGCCGAGGAGGTGTCGCACCAGGATCTGGCGTGGTTCTTCGCCGAGTGGCTGCACGGCACGCCCCTGGTCGACTACGCCGTGGGCAAGGTGCGGCGGCGCCACGACGCGCTCGGCTGGGTCACCGACGTCGAGATCGAGCGCCTGGGCGACGGCGTGATGCCCGTGGACGTCGCGCTGCCCGTGGGGGACACGGTGGTGACGGTGCGCGCGAGGGGTATCGAGCGCCGGGACACGGTCGAGGTGCGTACCGCGGCGAAGCCCGGCCGCGTGCAGCTCGATCCGGCACGGCAGACGATGGACTGGAACTACCTCAACAACGTCGAGGGGTGGAACGCGGCGCTCGGCCGCCTCGCGGCGCCCGGCGTGGAGGAGGATCACCTGGGGTGGTCCGCGGCGACGCCGGCGCGGCGCGACCGCCTGGTCGTGAACTGGCTGCCGCTGGCCTGGTACGACGACGCGGGCGGCCTCACCCTGGGGTTCCAGTCCCGGTCGAACTACCTGGGCCGGTTCGAGCTGAACCAGGCCCAGATCACGTGGCCGACCGGCGCGGGCGTCGGCCGCGACAGCCTGGCGCGCGGCCGCTGGCGGCCCGACTACTTCGTCTCGCTCCGCAACCCCGTGTCGAGCCGGGCGCCGCGGCGCGAGACGGAGACGGCGAGCTGGTCGGTCGAGGGGCGGACCGGCGAGCGGGTGGCGGGATCGCTGGACCTGAGTCCGCATTTCCAGGGCCCGGTCCGGGCTCGCGCGGGCCTGGCCCTGACGCTGATGACGGTGACCGATGCCCGCTATCTCGACCGGACGCGCTGGGCGGACACGAATACGGCCGAGCTCACGGGGTGGGCCGAGCACGCGCGGACGGACGAGGTGTCGTCGGGCAGCGCGCGGGCGGAGTTGACGGCGGGCGAGGCGTTCGCCCCGGTGATCGAGGCACCCGCGGTGCCGTGCGTCCCCCCCGGGTGCGTCGCCCAGCACTCGCTGCGCGGCGCGAGCTACGCCCGCGGCCTGGTGGACCTGCGGAGTGCCGTCCGGACCGGGACATTCGACTTCAGGACCCGCTGGGTGGCAGCGGGGACGCTGGGCGGCCGGGCCGTGCCGCCGCAGCGGCGCATCTTCCTGGCGGGCGCCGACCCGTACCAGGTCTTCGCGAATCCGCTGCTGAGGAGCGCGGGGTCCCTGCTCGCGCGGGACGGAGTCGACTACCAGGCGCCCGGCGGAGGCGACCTGCGCGGCTTCGCGCCGGCCGCCGCCGCGAGCTGGCTGGTGGGTGCGGGCGCTCAGGCGGATTGGCGCGTGTTCGATCGGGCGCGGGGCGGGCTGTTCCGCACCATCGCGGTCGAGGCGTTCGCGGAGGGAGCGTGGCTCGATCGCGCCGCGATCGGGCGGGCCGCGGCCGGCGACGCGGGACTGGGGATCAGCGCCGGGCACCGCGTGGGCCCGACGAGCTTCGTGACCCGCCTGGACTTTCCCTTCCTCGTGTCGCGGCCTGCGGCCGCGGTCGCGGGCGGCCCGCGAGACGGGGTGCTCAAGCTCCGGGCCGTATGGAGCCTCGAGGAGGCGTGGTGA
- a CDS encoding 4Fe-4S dicluster domain-containing protein, which yields MTGGDDAVGRRGFLSEALKLVVTGAGSLLAERYAPRRHFRPPGAISEPAFLAACTRCGYCIEACPVDAVVGAPPNAGLAAGTPIIEPLVQPCIACEGMFCATVCPTGALVPPVEGWAGEKMGALALDRGRCIAYQGIECGVCARVCPVGAAALDLDDAGRPVIGTACVGCGICVRACVTTPSSFTLSLEGGV from the coding sequence GTGACCGGCGGGGACGACGCCGTCGGCCGGCGCGGGTTCCTGTCGGAGGCCCTGAAGCTCGTCGTCACGGGGGCCGGCAGCCTGCTGGCCGAGCGCTACGCCCCGCGGCGGCACTTCCGGCCGCCGGGCGCGATCAGCGAGCCCGCCTTCCTCGCGGCCTGCACCCGGTGCGGCTACTGCATCGAGGCGTGTCCGGTGGACGCCGTCGTGGGCGCGCCCCCCAACGCGGGACTGGCGGCCGGGACGCCGATCATCGAGCCGCTGGTGCAGCCGTGCATCGCCTGCGAGGGCATGTTCTGCGCGACCGTCTGCCCGACCGGCGCGCTGGTCCCGCCGGTGGAGGGCTGGGCGGGCGAGAAGATGGGCGCGCTCGCGCTCGACCGCGGCCGCTGCATCGCGTACCAGGGAATCGAGTGCGGCGTGTGCGCCCGGGTGTGCCCGGTGGGGGCGGCCGCGCTGGACCTCGACGACGCCGGACGGCCGGTGATCGGGACGGCGTGCGTGGGGTGCGGGATCTGCGTGCGGGCTTGCGTCACGACCCCATCCTCGTTCACCCTGTCGCTCGAGGGGGGCGTGTGA
- a CDS encoding cupin domain-containing protein, translating into MTEHPHRFEPTRVPKPWGYEIHWAVTDRYVGKLLHIEAGHVLSLQYHEQKDESIYVLRGRMIFRYRDAAGALVDREMIAGEAQRVPPGLVHQFEALEHTDVLEASTSHLDDVVRLQDRYGRV; encoded by the coding sequence GTGACGGAGCATCCGCACCGGTTCGAGCCCACGCGGGTCCCCAAGCCCTGGGGCTACGAGATCCACTGGGCGGTCACGGACCGGTACGTGGGCAAGCTGCTCCACATCGAAGCGGGCCACGTGCTGAGCCTGCAGTACCACGAGCAGAAGGACGAGTCCATCTACGTGCTGCGCGGCCGGATGATCTTCCGCTACCGGGACGCCGCGGGGGCGCTGGTGGACCGGGAGATGATCGCGGGCGAGGCGCAGCGCGTGCCGCCGGGACTGGTACACCAGTTCGAGGCGCTCGAGCACACCGACGTGCTCGAGGCATCGACATCACACCTGGACGACGTGGTCCGCCTCCAGGACCGCTACGGGAGGGTCTAG
- a CDS encoding sugar phosphate nucleotidyltransferase, with the protein MQVIIPLAGKGTRLRPHTHTVPKPLIRVAGRPVMDWVMDRLEGLDVEELIFITGHLKEQVEAYARERYPIPSRFIEQKVQDGTAGAINLARPHVHGPVMIIFVDTVFDADLSIATTSRDDGIIWAKEVEDYQRFGVVVTDAKGYMTRIVEKPREPISKLANIGLYYVRQVDQLWRGIADVLAKPQNQGEWYLTDAFQWMIERGARIRTAEVAGWYDCGTVATTLETNRVLLERQLRDAKLRGAAGRDPAARHLAASAKIVEPCYIEDGVAIERSTVGPHASIEAGTIVRDSVVTNAIVGRNCRLERVRLDGAILGDEVVLQGLVGSASLGAHAEVRAT; encoded by the coding sequence GTGCAGGTCATCATTCCGCTGGCCGGGAAAGGGACTCGGCTGAGGCCGCACACCCACACCGTGCCCAAGCCGCTCATCCGGGTCGCGGGCCGGCCGGTGATGGACTGGGTGATGGACCGGCTGGAAGGCCTCGACGTCGAAGAGCTGATCTTCATCACCGGTCATCTCAAGGAGCAGGTCGAGGCGTACGCGCGCGAGCGCTACCCGATTCCGTCGCGGTTCATCGAGCAGAAGGTGCAGGACGGGACCGCGGGCGCGATCAACCTGGCGCGGCCGCACGTGCACGGTCCCGTGATGATCATCTTCGTGGACACGGTGTTCGACGCCGACCTCTCGATCGCCACCACGAGCCGCGACGACGGGATCATCTGGGCGAAGGAGGTGGAGGACTACCAGCGCTTCGGCGTGGTCGTCACCGACGCGAAGGGCTACATGACGCGGATCGTCGAGAAGCCGCGGGAGCCCATTTCCAAGCTGGCGAACATCGGCCTGTACTACGTGCGTCAGGTGGACCAGCTGTGGCGGGGGATCGCGGACGTGCTGGCCAAGCCCCAGAACCAGGGCGAGTGGTACCTCACCGACGCGTTCCAGTGGATGATCGAGCGCGGGGCGCGGATCCGGACCGCGGAGGTCGCCGGCTGGTACGACTGCGGGACGGTCGCGACCACGCTCGAGACCAACCGGGTACTGCTGGAAAGGCAGTTGCGGGACGCCAAGTTGCGCGGAGCGGCGGGTCGCGATCCGGCGGCACGGCACCTGGCAGCCTCGGCGAAGATCGTCGAGCCGTGCTACATCGAAGACGGAGTCGCGATCGAGCGCTCGACGGTTGGGCCCCACGCGTCCATCGAGGCCGGGACCATCGTGCGCGACAGCGTGGTGACGAACGCGATCGTGGGGCGGAACTGCCGCCTGGAGCGCGTCCGCCTGGACGGGGCGATCCTCGGGGACGAGGTGGTGCTGCAGGGGCTGGTGGGCTCGGCCTCGCTCGGCGCTCACGCCGAGGTGCGTGCGACCTAG
- a CDS encoding ATP-grasp domain-containing protein, which translates to MTQGLKIAILYDTWEDGGEEPTAPAEEPPARRARKKKAPRRARRPKLDREEIFDALAKLGHEPSYLVLDGRDQSLLAVARSSADLIFNLTESYAGDDTKDMNLAAYLELLDKPYTGADPHALYLAQDKSLAKKVFHFHKIRTPFFAVSYKGRLDHAHDIEFPLIVKPLSEDGSIGIDATSVVESVKELMEKIHYIHDEFDSPALIEEYIEGREIYAAILGEAKPEALPLVELDLSKLPEGTPRIAGTDVKWEKDSEGYRKTRSHVVEGLDEKTTARIQEKAVAAYQALKLRDYGRVDMRLTAKGEIYVLEANPNPWLSSGAEFAMAARESGRTYTDLMRDIVDLAMARYA; encoded by the coding sequence ATGACGCAGGGGCTCAAGATCGCGATCCTGTACGACACGTGGGAGGACGGCGGGGAGGAGCCCACCGCGCCGGCCGAGGAGCCGCCCGCCCGCCGCGCGAGGAAGAAGAAGGCCCCCCGGCGGGCTCGGCGCCCCAAGCTGGATCGCGAGGAGATCTTCGACGCCCTCGCCAAGCTCGGGCACGAGCCGTCCTACCTGGTGCTGGACGGTCGCGACCAGAGCCTCCTGGCGGTGGCGCGCTCGAGCGCCGACCTCATCTTCAACCTCACCGAGTCCTACGCCGGCGACGACACCAAGGACATGAACCTCGCCGCGTACCTGGAGCTGCTCGACAAGCCGTACACCGGCGCCGATCCGCACGCGCTCTACCTGGCGCAGGACAAGTCGCTCGCCAAGAAGGTCTTCCACTTCCACAAGATCCGCACGCCGTTCTTCGCCGTCTCGTACAAGGGCCGGCTGGACCACGCGCACGACATCGAGTTCCCGCTGATCGTGAAGCCGCTCTCCGAGGACGGGTCCATCGGCATCGACGCGACGTCGGTGGTCGAGAGCGTCAAGGAGCTGATGGAGAAGATCCACTACATCCACGACGAGTTCGACTCGCCCGCGCTCATCGAGGAGTACATCGAGGGCCGGGAGATCTACGCCGCCATCCTCGGCGAGGCCAAGCCGGAGGCCCTGCCCCTGGTCGAGCTCGACCTCTCCAAGCTGCCCGAGGGCACGCCCCGGATCGCCGGCACCGACGTGAAGTGGGAGAAGGACTCCGAGGGCTACCGCAAGACCCGCTCGCACGTCGTCGAGGGCCTCGACGAGAAGACGACGGCGCGGATCCAGGAGAAGGCCGTCGCCGCCTACCAGGCCCTCAAGCTGCGCGACTACGGCCGGGTCGACATGCGGCTCACGGCGAAGGGCGAGATCTACGTGCTGGAGGCCAACCCGAACCCGTGGCTCAGCTCCGGCGCGGAATTCGCGATGGCCGCGCGCGAGTCGGGCCGCACCTACACCGACCTGATGCGCGACATCGTGGATCTCGCCATGGCGCGGTACGCCTAG
- a CDS encoding putative zinc-binding metallopeptidase, producing MPPFETTPADVEHLLGKPIRELGLKLEGSALDKYVHALYREIERKGLRQFRPACYLTDEWGCPSGEPVIGIPFYLADPKLAALERDMNDLEDEREIMMYLRHEAGHAFNYAYELYKGDDWRALFGPFRRAYKEHYRPVPFSRRYVRHIAGWYAQKHPDEDFAETFAVWLTPRSGWRRKYRGWPAMRKLRYVDRVARRVADQPPARPMGATDVTVEEMDVTVEQFYQQHAPDEAQAIAELALDADLADILLKPAPRRRNGIRAAGPWLGEHRKQIVDKLTYWTGVRRPLVKALVESIEQRVAALGLAVEVAREDAQLVEMTAYATTLAMNYLTRGRFVQP from the coding sequence GTGCCGCCATTCGAGACCACCCCCGCCGACGTCGAGCACCTCCTCGGCAAGCCCATCCGGGAGCTGGGGCTGAAGCTCGAGGGATCCGCGCTCGACAAGTACGTCCATGCGCTGTACCGGGAGATCGAGCGCAAGGGGCTGCGGCAGTTTCGCCCGGCGTGCTATCTCACCGACGAGTGGGGCTGCCCGTCGGGGGAGCCGGTGATCGGCATCCCGTTCTACCTCGCCGATCCCAAGCTCGCGGCGCTCGAGAGGGACATGAACGATCTCGAGGACGAGCGCGAGATCATGATGTACCTGCGCCACGAGGCCGGGCACGCGTTCAACTACGCCTACGAGCTGTACAAGGGCGACGACTGGCGCGCGCTGTTCGGCCCGTTCCGACGCGCCTACAAGGAGCACTACCGGCCCGTGCCGTTCAGCCGCCGCTACGTGCGGCACATCGCCGGCTGGTACGCGCAGAAGCACCCCGACGAGGACTTCGCCGAGACGTTCGCGGTGTGGCTCACGCCGCGGTCGGGGTGGCGCCGCAAGTACCGGGGCTGGCCGGCGATGCGGAAGCTCCGTTACGTCGATCGCGTCGCGCGGCGGGTGGCCGACCAGCCGCCCGCTCGGCCGATGGGCGCGACCGACGTCACGGTCGAGGAGATGGACGTCACGGTCGAGCAGTTCTACCAGCAGCACGCGCCCGACGAGGCGCAGGCCATCGCGGAGCTGGCGCTGGACGCTGATTTGGCCGACATCCTGCTCAAGCCGGCGCCGCGGCGCCGCAACGGCATCCGCGCCGCCGGCCCCTGGCTCGGGGAGCATCGCAAGCAGATCGTGGACAAGCTGACCTACTGGACCGGCGTGCGGCGCCCGCTGGTCAAGGCCCTGGTGGAGTCCATCGAGCAGCGTGTGGCCGCGCTGGGGCTGGCCGTGGAGGTCGCGCGGGAGGACGCCCAGCTGGTGGAAATGACCGCCTACGCGACCACGCTCGCGATGAACTACCTGACCCGCGGGCGGTTCGTCCAACCGTGA